Sequence from the Kogia breviceps isolate mKogBre1 chromosome X, mKogBre1 haplotype 1, whole genome shotgun sequence genome:
CTGTTAAATCCTAAGTCAGATCATGGCCCTCGTCTGCTCAAGACCCTCCTGCGGCTCCCCTGTCATTCGGAGTAAAAGCCAGAGTCCTCTCCATGGCCCGTGAGGCCCCATGCGATCTGTGCCTCCACCTCTCCCACCTCACCTCCTGCCGCTCCCCCTCACTCACTCTGCTCCGCTGCATGGCCTCCTCCTCCCTGTTCCTCACACATATTAGCCACAGCCCCTtcatgcctcagggcctttgtactggCTGTATTCTCTGCCTGGTATACTCTTCCTCCAGCTATTGGTGCGGCTCCCTCCCTCGTCTCTTCAGGTCTGTGCTCAAATGTCTCCAGTGAGGTTTCCCCTGACCATCCCATTACACATTGGAAATTGCCCCAGTGATTTTTATCTGTGTCAccacttttccatattttctttttctccaaagcaCTTATCCTCTAACACACTTGATATTTTCCTtacttaatattatttcttttctgtctgtcCCACTAGAATGGCAGCTCCGCAAACATAGATGTGCTTATCTCTTCTGTTCAACACTGTGTCTCCAATGCCTGGAACAGGGCCAAgcatgcagtaggtgctcaatgtaTGTTTATTGGTTGACTGACTGAGTGAATGGTGGGGAAAGGGGACAGAAACAGAGGAAATTCGTTCTTGTCCCATCTGTCTACTCTGTCAGGAGCTGAGCCTCAGTTGAGATGAGTCTGAACGTATCAGATCCAAAGGTAGAAAGTGCCACATTCCCCGGGGATGCGACCAGCTAAGGTGCTCCAGGACGAGGTAGTATCATCTGGGCTGTGAAGGCCCCACGGGAATCACAGAGATCTTGGGGTTCAGTCAAGCCAATGTGGTGGAGGAAACAGCAGGCAGCACTTGGAAGGAGTGAGGTGAatcaaaaaggatgaaaaagGATGGGTTCACTGACAAGGAGAAATCTGTCAGGGGCCTTGAATTTGAAGGCAATGACCCTAAATTTGGTCCTCAGTGATGTCATACCCTGGTCACTGACCCCCAAACAGCTCAGAGACCTCACGTCCTAGACAAACACCCATACATAAAGCTGAAACAGTAATTAATGAAGAGCTCATATTAATTGAAAGTTATTAATTTATTGGGGCAGCTTGGATGGAGGACACTCAGACATGTTGGTCCCAAACCTGCCTCAGATCCTGAAGCAGGATGTGTAAAGTGCCTAAGTCCTCAGTCCTTAGAGGTTTCTGGGCCTGGGCGAGGGTTTGCAGGAAGGAAGTGAGAGGGCAACATAGCAGGGGACAAGATGGCAGAGAGCTAGCCTCCATCACAAGGAGATGTAGTTGGACACCTCAGTCAGGTTTCTGTAAGGGTCTTGGAAGTAGATGGACATACCTTTGTCCCCTTTTGCCCCCATTCTGGGGACTGGACCCTCCTCAGTGGGGACATCACAAGCCTGAAATGGGAGGAGAGAACAAAAGTCATTCGTCACAGTCCATGTGTGGGaccaaaatttcattctttacagtAGCCTAGAAGAGCCCTGTATCTTCCTCACTTCATCTCCtaccattctcccctccctcaccctgctccagctacttactagctgtatgacctcaAGCAGAGTACCTAACtgctctgtacctcagtttcctcgtctgtcaaatggggatgataatgtaCCTAGTGTtatctagtaagtggcagagtcagaattcaaacccaggcaagtCTGGGCCAAAGTTCGTACCCTTAATCCCTAAGCTTTACCCACTTTCCTTCCAAACCAGACTTTTTCACTGATATTTTCCAAAGGAGTCCAGGTCAATTTGCATGAAGTGTATTTAATACCTCAATCTGTGTTCCCCAAAAGGAGGACCAATGACCCCTTCAAATGAAATCATTTTAAGTATTACAAGGACACTAAATTAAATAACAGTGAGTCAGAAATTATTCCCTCTTCAATCCTCTGATTATACAAAGAAGACAGTCTCTGGTGGATGCAAAGTCCTTAACCACTTGCCAAATCTAAATTTGTCAGGCCCAGAGACTGGGGGCAATGGAAGTGGCTATAATCTAATGAGATTGTGATGCTTTTATAGGTGTTTGTTTTTACAGTTACCTCCCCTTTATGCCAAAATATAATGGGTTTTCATTTACTTGGTTGAACATAAATGTTCAACTTTTtacataaatgtatttatataaatagagtttaggtataattttttttcacaaggATGacataaagttttcttttaaaatacatttgtgggcttccctggtgacatagtggttgagaatccgcctgccaatgcaagggacatgggttcgatccctgatctgggaagatcccactaagcctgtgtgccacaactactgagcctgtgctctagagtccgcgagccacaactactgagcccgcctgctgcaactactgaagcccgcatgcctagagcccgtgctctgcaacaagagaaaccaccgcaatgggaagcccacgtgctgcaacgaagacccaacacagccaaaaataaataaataaaataagtttatttaaaaaaataaaatacagttgttTACAGGGAAAAATGATGTCAACAAAAATAGTGAATAAACAATTGTGCATAGATCTTATCTGGATGTGATGAAACTTGTTATGTCTGAAGTTTGAGTCATGCTTCTGTTTTCACTGCATCTGCAGCAGCTTTCTCAAAAGAGGATGGAAGTCTGACTCACCGCGAGGTGCTGGACCATTTCCTCCAAAGGCTGTGATCAAGCATATATCCAGGGAGCCAGGGACTGGGTGAGCGGCTTTGGGTTCAAATTCCTTTCCCGCCTCATGGAGGTTAAATTTCTGGTCTCCAAAACACAATGCTTTCCGGTCTCCCTATATGGGGAGAGAAAACAACCTGGAACTAAACCTCCAAGATGAGTGTGAGGCAAAGCCCCCTACCTACCCCaacaaggttaaaaaataaaaagtagaataagGTTTTTGATGAAAAACAGCAGCCCATTGTCCCATGCTTGTCTCATTCCCTAGAGGCAAACTGCTTTCAACGTGTGTATGTGTTTCTTCTGGAAATTATTTCCATACCTCCAAATAATGTTTATACTACCCATGGCAGAGACTGCAATCTGTCTACTTAATATAcatttctccccttttcttttaaatgcaacCCAAGTTTCAGTGGGGTTTATTGTACACCCAGCTTTAAAAACCTGCATTTCCCAGCATTCCTTGCTGGGTGACCATGTAAGACCAGACAATGAGATGTCAGCAGAGGCTGTGAGCAGTGCATCTGGGAAGCTCCCCGCCCCGCTAAGCTGATGCTTTTTGCCCACTCACTTCCTCCTTCCAGCCACTGCCCAAGCCCTGCCTGCCTACCTCTGGACTGATTGttgaatgagagaaaaagaaaactattttatttaacccactgGTAGTTAAATTTTCTCCCGCATGCCTCCAAACAAGCCCTAACTGATGTGCCACTATGTCTTGATTTAGCAACTTCAGACATTTTCTATCCTTTCCCTGCTAAGATAAATGAGAATTTAGCTCATCCACATTACTACCCCTCCCAACAAAATTCTGTCATCGGTTTTAGCTCCTCTTTTggttcctttaaaattttaaaataacccacTTTCgtctttatgttttttgtttttttttgtttgtttggttttttgcggtacgcgggcctctcactgctgtggcctctcccgttgcagagcacaggctccggacgcgcaggctcggcggccgtggctcacgggcccagccgctccgcggcatgtgggatcttccaggacgggggcacgaacccgtgtcccctgcatcggcaggcggactctcaaccactgcgccaccagggaagccctcgtcttTATGTTTTGATGGACAAACATAGTATCTCATTGGCCCAACTATCCTCTTCATCATGCCTCCTTCTCCTGTGCCTCTCAACTTCtgccattatttaatttttttttttttttttttttttttttttttttttttttttttttttgtggtacgcgggcctctcacttgtggcctctcccattgcggagcacaggctccagacgcacaggctcagcggccatggctcacaggcctagccgctccgtggcatgtgggatcttcctggactggggcacaaacctgtgtcccctgcatcggcaggcggactctcaaccactgcgccaccagggaagcactgaaaatcatttttatgtCCCTTTCATCTCACCATGATAGATACTACATCCATTCTATCagaaaatgactttatttcaCTTGAATGATAGTTCGGCTGAGTATAGAATTTGAGGTTGTAGGTTATTTTCCtgcagct
This genomic interval carries:
- the GLOD5 gene encoding LOW QUALITY PROTEIN: glyoxalase domain-containing protein 5 (The sequence of the model RefSeq protein was modified relative to this genomic sequence to represent the inferred CDS: inserted 2 bases in 1 codon), giving the protein MLRHLPSRLPARMWSRISEKQSWRDNSQTPSLCLIHKLDHIVMTVKSIKDTSMFYSKILGMEVMTFKGDRKALCFGDQKFNLHEAGKEFEPKAAHPVPGSLDICLITXPLEEMVQHLAACDVPTEEGPVPRMGAKGDKGMSIYFQDPYRNLTEVSNYISL